A single genomic interval of Carassius carassius chromosome 24, fCarCar2.1, whole genome shotgun sequence harbors:
- the LOC132102762 gene encoding uncharacterized protein LOC132102762 → MSFTATPGHHGPWVHPQRRTRAGSRATTSPPPAFDISIRNRFAPLRETGRDAVIIGDSIVRHVSATLAEGKVHTHCLPGARVLDVSAQIPAILKVDESPRAVVLHAGVNDTTLRQTATLKRDFSSLIETVRSTTPAATIVVSGPLPTYRRGHERFSRLFALNEWLLSWCKEQKLLFVNNWNLFWERPRLFRADGLHPSRIGAELLSDNISRTLRSM, encoded by the coding sequence atgtccttcactgcgacgccgggacaccacggaccctgggtgcatccacagcggaggacgcgagccgggtcccgggcgacgacttctccccctcctgccttcgacatctccatccggaaccgcttcgctcccctccgcgagacaggacgcgacgctgtgatcatcggagactccatcgtccgacacgtaagtgctacgttagccgaaggtaaagtgcacactcattgtttgcctggtgctcgtgttctcgatgtttctgcgcagatacccgcgatcctgaaggtcgacgagagccccagagcggtcgtgcttcacgccggggttaacgacaccacgctgcggcagacggcgacgctgaagagggacttcagcagcctgatcgagacggttcgcagcacgacgcccgcggcgacgatcgtcgtgtcaggaccactgcccacgtatcgacgaggacacgaaaggttcagtagactttttgctttaaatgaatggttgttgtcatggtgtaaagaacagaaactgctatttgttaataactggaatcttttctgggagcgtcctaggctgtttcgcgctgatggattacaccccagcagaatcggagcggagctgctctctgacaacatctccaggacacttcgctccatgtga